The segment AACCTAGAGAAATAAGGACTTCAGTCATTGTTAGTCGATAGTATCGGATGATACGCTTCACGCTTATTTCTTACAACTCATAATGACAGTTAAGGTAATTGTTTTTGATTTTGATGGCACACTAGCCGATACTTACGAAACTTTTGTCGAGATTGCTAATAGTTTATCAGGAGAATTTGGCTATAAACCAATTAATTTAGAAGAACAACAGAAACTCAAGCATTTAAGTGCTAGGGATATTATTAAACAGTCAGAAATTCCTCCCTTGAAAATTCCGTTTATTTTAAGGCGAGTTAAATCTGAGTTGAATAACAAAATTCATCATCTAAAACCGATTTCTAATATTCCCTCCTCTCTCAAGCAACTAAAAGAAAGAGGGTATTTGTTGGGAATTATTACGTCAAATATTCAAGAAAATGTCAAGGATTTTCTAGACAACAATGGGTTAACGAATTTATTTGATTTTGTTTATTCTGGAACTGCTTTATTTGGCAAAGATAAGGTGATTAATAAACTTCTCAAAGAACGAAAATTAAGGAATACTGAAGTTATTTATGTAGGAGATGAAACTAGAGATATTCAGTCAGCAAAGAAAAGCCAAGTTAGTGTCATTGCAGTAGCCTGGGGATTTAATTCCCCAGAAATTCTGGCTGAATATCAGCCAGATTTTTTGATTTATCACCCAGAGGAATTAATTGAAGTCATCGAAAATTGCCAAGAAAGTTTTACACAGGTACTTTAGCTATTAAGCAACAAATTTATATTATGATGAACAATCCTGTTCCTATTTCGACACTTTTCATTGGACTCAATGGATTCATCGGATTCGCCTTGTCTTACATTGTGGTGATGGAGCGGACAAGAACTAGAGTTTGGCATGGAGAATCAGAAGCCGATACCTCAAATCAGCAAAATTACCTTGAAAATCCGAGTAAATGGGCAGCATTTGTTGAAAGCTACACTCAGAAATTAGTTGCCACTAAAACCAGTGATGATGGGGTGTTGCAGCGCAAAGTAAGAGCGTTCGGGAATTTCATGGAATATGTTCCCCTAGCATTACTGTTCATCCTAACGCTTGAGTTCATGAATTCGCAGGTCTGGTTGTTATGGCTTTTGGGAAGTGCGCTCACAGTCGGTCGTGTTGCTCATGGGTGGGGGGTAATAAAAACCTATGGACCCTCACCAGGTCGTGCTATTGGTTTTTTTCTGACCTGGTTTGTCTATTTGGTGGGTGCTGGTGCTTGCGTTCTTTATGGTACTATTGGAGTATTACAGTAGGGATTTCCGTAGAAAAATCAACAATAAAAATTATGCCTTGCTAATAACTCAGCAAGGTTTTTAAGAAAGTGTATTGATTTTAAAAACGTCTAAAATTTCTGTTTAATAAAGCGAACAAGCTGAGATAATTGTGCCTTAAGTCCATCAATTTCTCCTTGCATTTTAGCCATTTGCTGACGCAGAGATTCAATTTCAGCAGCCATAGAAGCGGTATCTCCAGAAATTGCGCCATTTTGCTGGCTATTTCCATTGGTGTCCGCTGGTTTAGGATGCTTTTTAGCCTTAGCCATCGCATCTCGAATCGCATCGACTAATTGCTTTTGTTCAAAGGGTTTTTCTACAAAGGAGAAAAACTCAAAGGGTTCAGGGATTTTCTCAACGACTTCTTCTTTTCTTCCTGACATCAGGACTAAAGGAATTGCCTTGAGTTCATACTCTTTTTGAATATCTTGATAGACTTCCCAACCACTCTTTTTCGGTAAGAGGAAATCTAACATGATTAAGTTAGGTTTTTCGCTACAAATTAGGTTGTATCCTTCAACGCCATCTTTTGCTTCGAGGACTTCAAAATTACCTTCGGGTAACATATCTCGAACTCGCATCCGAATAACCTTACTGTCATCAATTACAAGGATTTTGTGATTTGCCACGGTAAACTCCTCTTAATAGAGTTAAATCAGTCGTCATGGAGATACTCATCATCTTGTTATTGATGAGGTATGAGTATTCCCTAGCCTAATATTCCCCAAACTCTGTTGAAACTAACAGTTGATATCACAAATTTTCCTTGAAATAGCCAAAACTAGCTAACAGTCTTAGTTTTGATTTGTTGGCTTTTAAATTAACTCAATAATTACCGTATCTTTTCTGAAATAAAATAAAGAATCATTTCCGTAATTTCACCAGTTGGATTACATTTTAAGTTAAGTAGGGTGGGCATTGCCCACCATTACCGTTATTCACCTACATAATCTTTAAGTTCATCAAAATTATCAATATTCTTGAATTGTCCCTGACAAATACACCCCCAATTAGAGGAATAACTGTCTTTTTGTACCCAAGTATGGAAACTGGAATATAACCATAAATGAGGACAAGCAACTAAACCATGTTTAACGGGATTATAATGAATATAATTCAAATAAATTTCTAATTCTGATTCATCTTGTAGGGTATGTTCCCAAAAACGTCGCTGCCATACATCACTTTCACGATGTTTTTGTCGAGAAATAGAAACAGTATCAGGTAAAGTATTATTCCCTCGGAATAATTTAGTAAAGCTTGCTTTAATGAGTCCAATTCGTTTAGAATAATTGTTATCTTCAGGTGGTAATGTCCAAAGAAAGTGAAGATGATCAGGTAAAATAACTGCACCAAGAATATTAAAGGGCATTTCATATTTTACAGTTGCTACTGCTTGACGCAGTTTAATAATATTATCTGAATTGGCAAAATAAGGCGTTCGTTTATAGGTGACAAGGGTAAAAAAATAAGTCCCACCAGGGATATAAAGACGGCGATAATTAGACATAATTTGATTTATTTTAGTAGCAATGGTTAAGGTGGGCAATGCCCACCCTACAATCCTCATTCGTCTTTAACTACGATTTTTTTTAGGAATTGATTCTACACCTCGGCACACAGCACATCTATAGTATGGAGTATGTGGCATATCAACGTATTTCATTGGTATAGGTTTACCTTTGGTTGAGTAGCAACTTCCACAAATTGGGATTTCTTCTTGTCCTTCTACATAATAAAATCCTGTTTTTATGATCACTTTATAGGTGGGATTCTTTAGTTCTCGATTTTCTCGCGCAACTTCTTCAAGTTGAGTTTTTAATGCTGAATTCTCTAGAATTTGTTCTGCTAGTCTCGATTTTACTTCGCTTAATTCAAGATTAAGAGTTCCAATTGCTCTCATCAGTTCTCCATAATGCTGAGACTCTTTTACTTCATTTGCATACTCCGTTAAAAACTTAATTGCATCTAGTGTATTCTTTCCAGCAGTTATGGCCTGTAAAAACTCATTAGTCATATACAATTGAAAATCTTTTAGGAAGATTGACTGAACGTAATTAAATATTCACCTATTTATTATACTGAAATTTCTTGATTCTCTGTATATTTTCTAACGTTCTTAAATCTTGGGGTGGGCATTCCCCACCCTACAATATGAAGATTCATTAAACGGAAACACCCAAAAAGTTGTTAAAATAGTCCTGAAATCTAGGCCATACAAGCGATTAAAGTCAATTTGTTGAATGTAACATTATTTAAGCAAACACTCACTATAGGCAACAAGTTTGAGACAATCAAAAACAGCTTGAAGCAATGTCATTATCAATCGATATCGGAGAACTCTATGAAACTCGCTTACTGGATGTATGCAGGTCCTGCACACATTGGAACCCTAAGAATTGCCAGTTCCTTCAAAAACGTCCACGCGATTATGCACGCACCCCTTGGTGATGATTATTTTAACGTAATGCGGTCTATGTTGGAACGAGAAAGGGATTTTACCCCTGTGACTGCTAGTATTGTAGATCGTAACGTTTTGGCGCGGGGTTCTCAAGAGAAAGTTGTGGATAATATTGTTCGCAAAGATGGGGAAGAAAACCCCGATTTAATCGTTTTAACCCCAACTTGTACCTCTAGTATTTTACAGGAAGATTTAGCCAATTTTGTAGACCGCGCCCAAATGGATGCCAAAGGGGATGTCATGTTAGCGGATGTTAATCATTATCGCTATAATGAGCTCCAAGCAGCAGACCGAACCCTGCATCAAATTGTTAAATTTTATCTCGAAAAAGCCCAGAAAAAAGGAGAATTACCTCAAAGAAAAACGGAGAAACCTTCAGTTAATATTATTGGAATTTCTACCCTAGGTTTCCATAACCAACATGACTGTACTGAATTGAAGCGGTTAATGGCTGATTTGGGAATTGAAGTGAATGAAGTCATCCCCGAAGGTGCATCGGTTCATAACCTAAAAAATCTTCCTAAAGCGTGGTTTAATTTAGTTCCTTATCGGGAATTAGGGTTAGCAACTGCGGGTTATTTAGAGGAACAATTTGGGATGTCTTATGTGGATATTACTCCGATGGGAGTAGTGGAAACTGCGCGGTGTATTCGCAAAATTCAACAGCTAATTAATGCTCAAGGTGCAGAGGTTGATTACGAGGAATTTATTAAGGAACAAACTTTGTATGTTTCCCAAGCTGCTTGGTTTTCTCGTTCCATTGACTGTCAGAATTTAACGGGTAAGAAAGCGGTGGTGTTTGGGGATAATACCCATGCAGCAGCAATAACAAAAATTTTAGCGCGGGAGATGGGTATTCATGTGGTTTTAGCGGGAACTTATTGTAAGTATGATGCGGACTGGTTCAGGGAACAAGTGAGTGAATATTGCGATGAAGTTCTCATTAGTGATGATAACGCAGCAATTGGCGATGCGATCGCCCGTCTGGAACCTTCTGCTATTTTTGGAACGCAAATGGAACGTCATGTCGGTAAGCGTTTAGATATTCCTTGCGGGGTAATTGCTTCTCCTATTCATATCCAAAATTTCCCCATTGGATATAAACCTTTTTGCGGATATGAAGGCACAAATCAGATTACGGATTTGATCTATAATTCCTTTACTTTGGGAATGGAAGATCATCTCTTAGAAATCTTTGGAGGACACGATACCAAGGAAGTGATTACTAAGGGAATTTCGGCTGATTCTGATTTGAATTGGAATAAAGAAGCACAAGCAGAATTAAATAAAGTTCCTGGTTTTGTGCGGGGTAAAGTGAAGCGTAATACCGAAAAATTTGCTCGTGAACGCGGATTTTCTGTCATTACCCTTGAGGTAATGTATGCTGCCAAAGAAGCGGTAGGTGCTTAATTACTGTAAGGTGGGCATTGCCCACCTTAGGATTATTCAACCGCGACTCCATCCTGTCTTGCAGCGAGTTGAACTGCCCCCGCAACCGCAGAAGAAACCCTCGGATCGAACACTGAGGGGATAATATGTTCGGGATCAAGCTGACTGCTACTCACCAAAGAGGCGATCGCTTTAGCGGCCTCTAAATACATATGTTCGGTGATCGTTTTGGCATGACAGTCGAGGGCTCCGCGAAAAATCCCAGGAAACGCCAAAACATTGTTAATCTGGTTAGGATAGTCACTACGACCCGTCGCCATCACCGCTACATGATCCATAACCAGTTCTGGCTGAATTTCGGGAATAGGGTTAGCCATGGCAAAGACAATAGGATCTTTAGCCATAGATTTGACCATTTCCGGTGTTACCACCCCGGGCGCACTAACCCCTAAAAAGATATCAGCACCCCGCATCGCATCGGCCAACGATCCCTCTGCTTTGACCGCAAATTCGCGTTTTTGGGCATTTAAGTCCGTACGGGATAAAGAAACAATGCCTTGGGAGTCGCATAACCAAATCGTCGTTGCCCCTGCACTGCGTAATAAAGCCGCGATCGCTATCCCCGCAGCCCCCGCTCCATTAATAACAATTCGCACGCCTTCTAGGGGTTTCTGGACAAGTTTCAGGGCATTTATTAACGCTGCTAGACTCACGATAGCGGTTCCGTGCTGATCATCGTGGAAAACAGGAATATCCAACTCCTGACGCAGCCGTTTTTCAATCTCAAAGCAACGGGGAGCCGAAATATCCTCCAAATTCACCCCACCAAACACAGGCGCAATGCGCTTAACCGTCTGAATAATTTCTTCTGTGTCTTGGGTGGCTAAACAGATGGGAAAAGCGTCAATATCGGCAAATTCCTTAAATAACATGGCTTTCCCTTCCATCACCGGGAGAGCCGCCTCTGGTCCTAAATTGCCTAACCCTAGCACCGCACTGCCATCGGTGACAACCGCCACGGTATTCTGTTTAATAGTCAGGTTAAAGACTTCTTGGCGATCGCGGTGAATGGCTTTACAAATACGTCCGACCCCTGGCGTATAGGCCATGGCCAACTCGGCTTGAGATTTTAGGGGAATACGGCTGTTAATGGTAATTTTCCCCTTGCGGTGCAGGTCAAAGGTGCGATCGGACACCTTGAGGATCTTGACGTTGGGAATTTCCCGCACGGCGGATACAATTTTCTCTGCGTGTTCTTCGCTTGACGCATCTACGGTAATTTCCCGTTGGGTAATTTTGCGGGTGTGTTCGATCAAAGAAATTTGCCCTAAACTGCCCTTAGCTCCCGCGATCGCTTGGGTCACATTAGCCAAGGTTCCGGCAATATTAGGCAGTTCAATGGTGAGGGCTAAACTATAACTAGCATTCGGGTTAAGATTTGTCATGGTATTCCTTTAGGGGGAGAGAGGGATAGGGGGAGAGGGGGAGAGAGGGAGGATGGGAAAGAAAAATTTAACGGAATTTCAGGAGAAGTCCCCAACTATCAATGTAACTTTTGTACGGGCTTAATATTATTAATCCCCTACTGATTTCTGACTTCATTCAATCTTGTGACTCCCGACTCCTTATCCTTCCGAGACTAATGTTAAATATCGGGAAAGGTTAAATGAACCCCTCCCGATAAGTTCTGTTGTGACTGTTTAACCTATCAGAAGGTTTAGAGTTGCTTGACTTCAGACACTAACTTAGAAACAACTTCTTGGGCACTACCAAAGAGCATAACAGTCTTGTCGTCGTAGAAGAGGTCATTTTCCACCCCAGCAAACCCCGCACTCATCCCCCGTTTAATCACAATGGTATGGTGGGCTTTATCCACTTCTAGGATGGGCATTCCGTAGATGGGGCTACTTTTATCGCTACGCGCTGCGGGGTTAACTACGTCATTGGCACCGATGACCAAAGCGACATCGGTACGCTCAAATTCGGGGTTAATGTCTTCCATGTCGTATAGCTGGTTATAGGGGACATTCGCTTCAGCTAACAAGACATTCATGTGTCCTGGCATTCTTCCCGCAACGGGATGGATAGCGTATTTAACCTCTACCCCCATTTTTTCGAGTTGGTTGGCTAAGTCGCGGACGGTGTGCTGTGCTTGAGCCACTGCCATCCCGTATCCTGGTACAATCACCACAGAACGGGCATACCCTAACATCATTGCGCCTTCTTCGGGATCGATGGAGTGAATGGTTTTATCACCAATACTACCCGAACCGCCACCACTAGCTGTACTTGCACCGCCAAAGGCTCCAAAGAGTACACTTAAGAGAGAGCGGTTCATTGCTTTACACATGATCTCGGTCAGGATAATACCCGATGCTCCAACTAAAGCTCCTGCTACGATGAGCATATTGTTCATCAGGATGAACCCGGCGGCACTCGCTGCTAACCCCGAAAAGGAGTTTAACAGGGAAATAACCACGGGCATATCACCCCCACCGATAGGGAGAACGAATAATACTCCGAAGACAAGAGAAATACCAACTAAAGCGAAGAAAATAGCGGGGTTAGCGGGGTTTAAGCACAGATAAACACTACCCACCACAAAGCTGAGGAATAGGGTGGCATTAAAGGGCTGTTGTAGGGGGAAGGTCACGGGAGAACCACTAACTAACCCTTGTAATTTGGCAAAGGCTAAGAAACTGCCTGTGAGGGTGACACCGCCAATTAAGACCCCTAAAATGGCGATAAAGGTCGCATCGAAGGGAATGGGTCCACCAGCTTCTAATAACCGCCAAAATTCCCCAACGGCAACGAGGGCACTGGCTGCACCCCCTAACCCGTTGAAGATCCCGACCATTTGGGGCATATCGGTCATGGCGACTTTTTGGGCGGTGATCGCTCCAACAATAGAGCCAATGATAATCGCCACTAAGATCATTTCGTAGTTGAGGACGGACTGGTTCAGCAGGGTAGCAACCATCGCCAACAACATCCCCACAGCAGCGATGATGTTACCCCGACGGGCAGTCGCGGGGGAGCCTAATTCTTTTAAGCCAACAATAAAGAGGGCAGCGGCAGTTAAATAGGTTAATTCAATGCCTGTGGTTAAGCCCGACAGTACATTAGTACATAAGGTATCGTTCATAATTCTCTAGGCTCCCTTTTTCTTGAACATCTGCAACATCCGGTCAGTGACTAAAAAGCCGCCAACAACGTTAATCATGGCGAGAATAACGGCAATTAAGCCTAAAATAACGGTAAGATTCCATTCTTTTGGTCCGGCAATGAGCAGGGCTCCGACAACCGCAATACCAGAAATAGCGTTCGCTCCCGACATTAGGGGGGTGTGCAGGGTGGGAGGCACTTTATTAATGACCTCGAACCCCACAAAGGAAGCAAGTACGAATACAACTAAACCAATTAACAATCCTGTGGTCATTTTTAACGATTTCACTCCTAAATTCTAGAATTTTCCTAAGGCTTACAGCTTTTTGCTTTCTCCGTTGGGGTTTAGGCGTTGACTAACCGAGAGAGGGCTTCTTTTACTCTGGCATTGCGCAGTTGTCCATCGTAGGTAACGCAAGCTTCACTGATGATGTCATCTTCAAAATTCAATTGAAATTCGCCGTCTTTGACCAAATATTTGACTAAAGTCAGGAGGTTTTTGGCATAGACTTGGCTGGCATCGACGGGAAGGGTCGCGGGTAGGTTCAAGGGGCCGATAACGTGGACTCCGTTGTAGCAAATATCTTTGCCTGGTTCGGTACAGGCGCAGTTGCCGCCGCGATCAGCAGCAATATCAACGATCACCGAGCCGCTATCCATTTCTGCCACCATTTCTTCAGTAACGATGATGGGAGCGCGTTTTCCTTGCACTTGGGCAGTGGTGATTACCACATTGGATTTTTTAACGTGCTCTGTCAGGACTTGACGGATGCGTTCTTGGGTGTTTTGGCTAACTTCTTTGGCGTAACCTCCCTTGGTGGCGGTGTCTTCTTCGATGGGAATTTCGACGAATTTTGCCCCTAAACTTTGGACTTCTTCTTTGACCGCCGGCCGCACGTCAAAGGCTTCTACGACGGCTCCTAAGCGTTTTGCGGTGGCGATCGCCTGTAAGCCCGCAACCCCTGCTCCGATCACTAGGACTTTGGCCGGGGGAATGGTTCCAGCCGCCGTTGTCATCATGGGGAACATCCGGGGTAAGGAAGCCGCAGCCAGTAGGGCAGCTTTATAACCCGCGATGCTCGCTTGAGATGACAGCGCATCCATGCTTTGGGCTCGACTGGTACGGGGGATCAATTCCATGCTAAAGGCGGTAATTTGCCGTTGCGCTAAGGCTTGGATTTTTTCGGGGTTGCCCAAGGGATCAAGAAAACTAATGAGGACGGCTCCGGGTTTGAGCCAGTCCATTTCTTGTTGTCCATTTTGTTCCCCTGGAGGGGCAACTTTTAACAGCAGATCCGCTTCTGTCCAGAGTTGGTCAGCAGAACTGATAATTTGGGCTCCGGCTGCTTGGTAGTCTCCATCGGTAAAATGGGCTCCGAGTCCTGCTCCTGACTGAACCAATACCTCAAACCCTAACTTGATGAAGCGGGAGACAGTATCGGGAACTAGGGCTACTCGCAATTCTCCTAGTTCACTTTCTTTCGGAACAGCAATTTTGATCATGCTTAACCTTCCTTTCTATAAGTTATGGGTTTAAGATAGCTTTGCTAGTATTTTCTACGGTTATCAGGGGGTTAAGGGTAAACCTTAAACTCTTCTTCGTTTTTTGTCCCTTTTTTCGTTTAACCCTAGATAAATATACTTAGTCTGGTTGGGTTTTTTGGGCGATCGCTTGGTCAATATAACTCTTTGAATTTACATAATAAAGCCAAACGCCTTGATTTCAAGAAAATTCACTTTGTTTTAAGGGTTTAAATTTAACAAAAATTAATTTCTTGATGATTTCCTGATAAACTCTCATTCACTCTCTTTTTATTAATTTATTTAAGATTTTGTATTACAATCATTCTAATCGTTTACAATAAGAATATATGTACTAAAAACTGTCTCTATGAATGACCTTTATGCAGGGAAAGATCCCAGAGAGATCCCAAGTTATTCGATGAATTTCGCACAGATGGTGTTGATCTTTTTATCGAAAAGTATGGAACTTTGATCAATGCTTCTCAAAAAGGGCAATTAGACTTACGAAATAAGCTTAATCTCCATCTCGAAAGAATAGAACCTGATGATAGTGGGTTAGCTATTAAACTTTATCCTTTTACTCGCCCCCATGAAGAAAATAATCCTAAAATTGTAGTGATAGATCCCCGTATTGCTTTTGGTCGATTAGTTATTGCTAATACAGGAATACCAACTAGCATCCTCAAAGAACGGTTTCACGCAGGAGATACTATTGAGGATTTGGCTTATGATTATGGTTGCGATCTTTTATCTATTCAAGAAGCCATTCGCTGTGAATTGCCTAATGCTGCTTAACTTGATTAGATTTCACTTATATACTATTACTTTTGTGACAAAACTTTATATAAAAAAATTAAATTAAATCTTAATTAATGATTATCAAGAAAAATCAACCGATCACTTTTTTCATAGATCGTTGTTGGGGAAATAGAATTATTGTTGAAACCCTTAAAAATACTGGAATTACTGTTGAAATTCATGATGATCATTTTCCTCAAAATGCACAAGATGTAGACTGGTTGCCAGAAGTAGGAAAAAGGGGATGGGTAATTTTAACAAAAGATGCTGCAATTAGTAAAAATAGTTTAGAAAGAATGGCTGTTACTCATGCTAAAATTAAACTCTTTACCCTTGCTTCTCAAAGTCTATCAGGACAAGATATGGCAGATATTTTTCTGAAAGCTATCGTTAAAATGCAAGAATTTGTCCGTAAACATGATGCCCCTTTTATTGCTAAAATTTATAAAGATTCACAAGTTGAAATGTGGAAAGATCATCAAATCCTGTTAGATGAATTGGAATAAACACCTAAGCAAAAGAATACTTGTAGGCTACACATTGACACCCTACAAGTATTTATTCCCATAAACGACGACGAGTTGAACCATTCAGACGTTGATGGGTATCATTTAATAATTGAGGAATCTTTAACTGTTGCGGACAGCGAGGGAGACACTCACCGCATTCGGTACAATGGTTTCCTTTTCTCCCTGGAAACCAATGACCCGCATTCTCGAACATTCTATAGCGATACTGAGCAAATTCGGTCATATCATACGCGATAGCTAAATTCCGTAAGCGCAAAATTTCAGGAATATTGATACTTTCAGGACAAGGAAGACATTGATAACATTGATGACAGCGATCGCTACCTAAAACGCTTTCTAAATGCGTTTCTAGGCGTTCTAAAGCCTGTTTCTCTTCAATCGTGAGGAGGGAGTCGTTATCAGCAACAGACAAGGGATCGGTCAATTCTTGCGGGTTAGCCGGTCCCATACTTAAGGTGGTAATACGGCGATCGCACAATAAAACCCGATAGGTTAATTCTAAGGGAGAAAAAGGTTGACAGAGGTTTTTTAGGGTTTCGGGGGGAGTATATAAATTGCCGCCTTTGTCTCCAGGGGAAATAATAAAGATGCCTAAGTCTTTTTCTGAAGCTAAGGCAATAGCGGGTTCATGACGTTGGAAAAAATAATAATAATGCAGGTTAACAAATTCAAATAAATCGGTTTTAATGGCTGCTAAAATAAGATCTAAACTGCCGTGGGTAGAAAATCCTAAATGATGAACTTTTCCGTTATTTAAGGCTTCTTGTAAGGCTGGCCAGCATCCCTTCGGCTGAGTGATATAATCAAGATGATCCCAAGTATTAATGCCATGAATAGCTAAACAGTCTAGATAGTCTAATTGTAATTTTTCTAGAGATTCATCTATCCATTGACGCATTTGATCGGCGTTGGCAGTGGGGGGTAATTTAGTCGTAATATAAAGGTTTTCTCTGATGAGATCTTCTTTGAGAACTCTTCCTAAATAATATTCACTTTTTCCGTAACCTTTGGCGGTTTCAATATGGTTTATTCCAGAGGCGATCGCCTGTTTTATCGTATCTCCAAATATCTCCTCAGAAGCAAGACAGCGCATGGTTCCTAGGGAGAAAACTGATAAGTTTAAGTTGGTTTTTCCAAACCTTTTGTATCGCATAGTTTTTGATTTTCTCACGCAGAGGCGCAGAGTCGCAGAGAGAGAAAGGGAGATATTTTAACTATTAACTATTAACTGATTGACGCGATCGCAATTCTAAATACACTAATAAGGCGTTAATATCGGCGGGGTTGACTCCTCCTATACGGGACGCTTGACCGAGGGTTAGGGGTTTTATTTTGTTCAGTTTTTCCCTTGCTTCCATCGATAAGGTTTCGATTTTCATGTAGTTTAAGTCTTCGGGTAATTGACGGTTACTTTGGCGACTGATTTGGTCAATTTGGTTTTGTTGCCGTTTCAGATAACCGGAGTATTTAATGTCAATTTCCGCGCCTTCTTTTTCCACTGAATTGAGTTGAGCATTTCCTAATCCATAGCGTTCTAGATCAATATAGTGGAATTGGGGACGGCGTAATAAATCCGCTAGGGTAATTGATCCTTTGATTTTCTGGTTGGTATCATTAACAATGGTAATAGCCACTTCATCTTTTTCTTTAATTCTGGTTTCGTGTAGCCGTTCTTTTTCGGCAATAATATTGGCTTGTTTGTCTTGGAAAAGTTGCCAGCGACGATCATCAATTAAGCCAATTTCTCGACCTAATGGGGTGAGTCTTTGATCGGCATTATCAGAACGCAAAATTAAGCGATATTCTGACCGTGAGGTGAGCATTCGATAGGGTTCCCGTAGGTCTTTTGTACACAAATCATCGATTAATGTTCCCAGATAACTCTCTTCTCTGGCAAAGATAATCATCTCTTGTTTTTTAACAAAGCGAACGGCATTAATTCCCGCGACGATACCTTGCGCCGCAGCTTCTTCATACCCCGTGGTTCCGTTAATTTGTCCGGCACAAAATAACCCTTCAATTTTCTTAGTCATCAGGGTGGGATAACATTGAGTAGCCGGAAGATAATCG is part of the Rippkaea orientalis PCC 8801 genome and harbors:
- a CDS encoding HAD hydrolase-like protein yields the protein MTVKVIVFDFDGTLADTYETFVEIANSLSGEFGYKPINLEEQQKLKHLSARDIIKQSEIPPLKIPFILRRVKSELNNKIHHLKPISNIPSSLKQLKERGYLLGIITSNIQENVKDFLDNNGLTNLFDFVYSGTALFGKDKVINKLLKERKLRNTEVIYVGDETRDIQSAKKSQVSVIAVAWGFNSPEILAEYQPDFLIYHPEELIEVIENCQESFTQVL
- a CDS encoding MAPEG family protein, with translation MNNPVPISTLFIGLNGFIGFALSYIVVMERTRTRVWHGESEADTSNQQNYLENPSKWAAFVESYTQKLVATKTSDDGVLQRKVRAFGNFMEYVPLALLFILTLEFMNSQVWLLWLLGSALTVGRVAHGWGVIKTYGPSPGRAIGFFLTWFVYLVGAGACVLYGTIGVLQ
- a CDS encoding response regulator, encoding MANHKILVIDDSKVIRMRVRDMLPEGNFEVLEAKDGVEGYNLICSEKPNLIMLDFLLPKKSGWEVYQDIQKEYELKAIPLVLMSGRKEEVVEKIPEPFEFFSFVEKPFEQKQLVDAIRDAMAKAKKHPKPADTNGNSQQNGAISGDTASMAAEIESLRQQMAKMQGEIDGLKAQLSQLVRFIKQKF
- a CDS encoding REP-associated tyrosine transposase; the protein is MSNYRRLYIPGGTYFFTLVTYKRTPYFANSDNIIKLRQAVATVKYEMPFNILGAVILPDHLHFLWTLPPEDNNYSKRIGLIKASFTKLFRGNNTLPDTVSISRQKHRESDVWQRRFWEHTLQDESELEIYLNYIHYNPVKHGLVACPHLWLYSSFHTWVQKDSYSSNWGCICQGQFKNIDNFDELKDYVGE
- the bchB gene encoding ferredoxin:protochlorophyllide reductase (ATP-dependent) subunit B, with amino-acid sequence MKLAYWMYAGPAHIGTLRIASSFKNVHAIMHAPLGDDYFNVMRSMLERERDFTPVTASIVDRNVLARGSQEKVVDNIVRKDGEENPDLIVLTPTCTSSILQEDLANFVDRAQMDAKGDVMLADVNHYRYNELQAADRTLHQIVKFYLEKAQKKGELPQRKTEKPSVNIIGISTLGFHNQHDCTELKRLMADLGIEVNEVIPEGASVHNLKNLPKAWFNLVPYRELGLATAGYLEEQFGMSYVDITPMGVVETARCIRKIQQLINAQGAEVDYEEFIKEQTLYVSQAAWFSRSIDCQNLTGKKAVVFGDNTHAAAITKILAREMGIHVVLAGTYCKYDADWFREQVSEYCDEVLISDDNAAIGDAIARLEPSAIFGTQMERHVGKRLDIPCGVIASPIHIQNFPIGYKPFCGYEGTNQITDLIYNSFTLGMEDHLLEIFGGHDTKEVITKGISADSDLNWNKEAQAELNKVPGFVRGKVKRNTEKFARERGFSVITLEVMYAAKEAVGA
- a CDS encoding malic enzyme-like NAD(P)-binding protein — translated: MTNLNPNASYSLALTIELPNIAGTLANVTQAIAGAKGSLGQISLIEHTRKITQREITVDASSEEHAEKIVSAVREIPNVKILKVSDRTFDLHRKGKITINSRIPLKSQAELAMAYTPGVGRICKAIHRDRQEVFNLTIKQNTVAVVTDGSAVLGLGNLGPEAALPVMEGKAMLFKEFADIDAFPICLATQDTEEIIQTVKRIAPVFGGVNLEDISAPRCFEIEKRLRQELDIPVFHDDQHGTAIVSLAALINALKLVQKPLEGVRIVINGAGAAGIAIAALLRSAGATTIWLCDSQGIVSLSRTDLNAQKREFAVKAEGSLADAMRGADIFLGVSAPGVVTPEMVKSMAKDPIVFAMANPIPEIQPELVMDHVAVMATGRSDYPNQINNVLAFPGIFRGALDCHAKTITEHMYLEAAKAIASLVSSSQLDPEHIIPSVFDPRVSSAVAGAVQLAARQDGVAVE
- a CDS encoding NAD(P)(+) transhydrogenase (Re/Si-specific) subunit beta, whose protein sequence is MNDTLCTNVLSGLTTGIELTYLTAAALFIVGLKELGSPATARRGNIIAAVGMLLAMVATLLNQSVLNYEMILVAIIIGSIVGAITAQKVAMTDMPQMVGIFNGLGGAASALVAVGEFWRLLEAGGPIPFDATFIAILGVLIGGVTLTGSFLAFAKLQGLVSGSPVTFPLQQPFNATLFLSFVVGSVYLCLNPANPAIFFALVGISLVFGVLFVLPIGGGDMPVVISLLNSFSGLAASAAGFILMNNMLIVAGALVGASGIILTEIMCKAMNRSLLSVLFGAFGGASTASGGGSGSIGDKTIHSIDPEEGAMMLGYARSVVIVPGYGMAVAQAQHTVRDLANQLEKMGVEVKYAIHPVAGRMPGHMNVLLAEANVPYNQLYDMEDINPEFERTDVALVIGANDVVNPAARSDKSSPIYGMPILEVDKAHHTIVIKRGMSAGFAGVENDLFYDDKTVMLFGSAQEVVSKLVSEVKQL
- a CDS encoding NAD(P) transhydrogenase subunit alpha, translating into MTTGLLIGLVVFVLASFVGFEVINKVPPTLHTPLMSGANAISGIAVVGALLIAGPKEWNLTVILGLIAVILAMINVVGGFLVTDRMLQMFKKKGA